Proteins encoded in a region of the Carassius auratus strain Wakin chromosome 21, ASM336829v1, whole genome shotgun sequence genome:
- the LOC113039195 gene encoding thread biopolymer filament subunit alpha-like: MTDSSLRISGGAVRFGATYGGNRLFSGARGGGGVSSTLSRSLGFVRGGGAGASLGLGGGFGAGAGAGAGLGLGGGALALGGGLGLGAGGARAAGIRAGMAPLRARLGGRVFKIGGYGFNPSFFSSTTTVDAGAGPMPSIDPTLPSLDMVQLTRLKEKEELQALNDKFASFIDKARSLEQHNAVLKAKISMFTNPEQGGPASTSILLTSAIGTYKSQIDSLTATKEAIIAEIEHYKGIIEDVQARYDEETAQTKTLELDWTALKEEVDNLYLSIFELQTSIGGLEDQIALSKQVYDAKVKEVRNIVTGGVKSAVSISVDNAAQAQDLTSALTEVKAHYEVLAQRSKQDALLSVQDSLSMMSVSSQPTSQTLTSAKDELRVYKLQIDSVQREIERLKSLNLQLESQVEEAEVHSSSHSETYQDQVLILKSQLDDLRKQITHYGQEYQVLLASKMSLDVEITAYKKLLDSEENRMKSGGGVTVHMSKTVVGGGGGGGLGLGLGAGGAGFGGGASGLGGGLGGGFGLGGGLGGGLGGLGLGLGGGLGFGGGAGSSYMSSSLNSSALSSTVY, from the exons ATGACAGATTCAAGCTTGCGTATCAGTGGGGGAGCCGTCAGATTTGGAGCCACCTATGGAGGCAACCGTCTGTTCTCGGGAGCCAGGGGCGGTGGAGGCGTTAGCTCGACTCTGTCCCGTTCGCTCGGCTTTGTGAGAGGGGGTGGAGCAGGAGCCAGTCTTGGCCTGGGAGGAGGTTTTGGGGCTGGAGCCGGTGCAGGAGCTGGACTGGGTCTCGGCGGAGGTGCTCTCGCTCTCGGTGGAGGCCTTGGTTTGGGTGCTGGTGGAGCCAGAGCAGCGGGGATCAGGGCTGGTATGGCTCCGCTGAGAGCCCGTCTAGGGGGCCGAGTCTTTAAAATCGGAGGCTATGGTTTCAACCCATCCTTCTTCAGCTCTACCACTACAGTGGACGCAGGTGCCGGTCCAATGCCAAGCATCGACCCAACACTCCCATCACTGGACATGGTGCAGCTCACACGCTTGAAAGAGAAGGAGGAGCTGCAGGCCCTCAATGATAAATTTGCATCTTTCATTGATAAG GccaggtctctggagcagcacaACGCAGTACTAAAAGCCAAAATTTCCATGTTTACTAACCCAGAGCAGGGTGGACCTGCTAGCACTTCCATCCTTCTGACCTCTGCCATCGGAACATATAAATCCCAGATCGACAGCCTCACTGCTACTAAAGAGGCCATCATTGCTGAGATTGAACACTATAAAGGCATTATTGAGGATGTTCAGGCCAG GTATGATGAGGAAACTGCTCAAACCAAAACTCTGGAGCTTGACTGGACTGCGCTGAAAGAG GAAGTGGATAATCTCTACCTTTCCATCTTTGAGTTGCAAACTAGCATCGGTGGTTTGGAGGATCAGATTGCTCTGTCCAAACAGGTGTATGATGCT AAAGTGAAAGAGGTGAGGAACATTGTGACTGGTGGTGTGAAGTCAGCAGTGTCTATCTCAGTGGATAATGCAGCCCAGGCACAGGATCTGACCTCAGCACTGACGGAAGTCAAAGCTCACTATGAAGTCCTGGCTCAACGCAGCAAGCAGGACGCCCTCCTCTCAGTGCAGGACAGT cTCTCCATGATGTCTGTATCCTCTCAGCCCACATCTCAAACACTCACCTCAGCCAAGGACGAGCTCAGAGTTTACAAACTACAGATTGACTCTGTGCAGAGAGAGATCGAGAGGCTCAAATCTCTG AACTTGCAGTTGGAGTCTCAGGTGGAGGAGGCAGAAGTTCACTCCAGCTCCCACTCAGAAACATACCAGGATCAGGTTCTTATTCTTAAGTCCCAGCTTGATGATCTCAGGAAG CAAATTACTCATTATGGTCAAGAATATCAGGTGCTTCTCGCCAGCAAGATGTCGCTGGATGTTGAAATCACAGCCTATAAGAAACTCCTGGACAGTGAAGAGAACAG AATGAAATCTGGAGGTGGTGTCACCGTGCACATGTCTAAGACTGTGgtcggaggaggaggaggaggaggtctaGGCCTGGGCCTGGGTGCAGGGGGGGCAGGCTTTGGTGGAGGTGCCTCAGGCCTGGGAGGAGGTCTTGGAGGTGGATTTGGGCTGGGGGGAGGCCTAGGAGGTGGTCTTGGGGGTCTAGGACTGGGACTCGGTGGAGGTCTGGGCTTTGGAGGAGGTGCAGGGAGCAGTTACATGTCCTCCAGCCTGAACAGCAGTGCCT TGTCCTCCACTGTTTACTGA